The Gadus macrocephalus chromosome 1, ASM3116895v1 DNA window ttacaatttttgggaggcgcccgtcaggcccttgctgtatacgcaaggagggtccgcaaggatgtAATGGGTCCTTAAActcccttgcgttgcgtcgacgtggaaccataattaaGCCTTAACTTAAAGaatcataaaaaacaaacaaacaaacaaacaaacctttTAGCAGATGAATAGGTTTCTTTACGGACTTGACTCGGGTCAGACTCACACCGAACAAGTGCCTGTTGGCCTTGAAGGTGCAGTGCCTCAGCTGCTGGACGAACACACCAAGTCCGGCTCTTTGGATCCTTCCGGCCCGTTGCCGTTCGGCCCACAGTTACCCGTCAGCTCTGGGAAGACGCTGCCCCGGGCACAGGGGCCGGGGGAGCCGGGGGTCGGACTCATTCCCGGCCTCTTGGGGGGGATGGGCGGCGGGTAAGTCCTCTCCGAGCGAGGGGTGAGGGGCGAGCGGATCCCCGGGGACAGGGGCCCCGACGACGGGGACCGCCCCCCGCTGGGCGAGCTAGCCAGGTTGCGGTAGTCCGTCCCGAACGGGGAGCTGCTGATCGGGGCCAGCTTGACCCCGGCCTGCTGGCTGGTGAAGCGGGACAGCACCTGGGTGACGGTGTTGCGTGCCAGCTGCTTGGCACTGCTGTTCTCCGGCGGGGGCGGGACGGGCGTGGTGGTCGGCGACAGGTCCCGGGGAGACAGCGGGGCGCAGCCGCcgctcagctgctgctgctgctcctgctccgcCTGGCTCTGGAACTTGTGCCGGGCCGCCTGGAAGCGCTGGGTGACGCTGGCCTGGTAGGGGGACTGATGCGGGGGCTGGTGGAAGCCCGGGCTGCCCAGACGCTTGGCCAGCACGGGGGAGGatacgggggaggaggagagagaggaggacgccGTGCTGGAGGGCGAGTGTGGGACGAGGTGAGGcgaaggggggaggggcgaaggggggaggggcgagGGTGGAGCGGCCGCGACGCCGTTCTCCACCGCCGCACCGTTCTCCGACGCTTTCCCCTCCGGGGGACACTCTGCGCCTTTCGGGGCGCGGTGTCCGTTGACCTTTGACACCTGGTCGGTTTGGGAAGAGACGCTCGGCTCTCCGTCGGGCTCCGTCTGAACGGCGGCGCAGACCGCCGGCGCCTTGGGCGCCAACTGCTCGATCCCCCCCGGGGCCTCCctcccgtccccgtccccctcgtcgcctccctctcctcctcctcctcctcctcctcctcctccgccgccccgCTCGTCCAGGcgcctcctcagctcctccagctgtcTCTCCAGCTcgccgctcctctcctcctccctctgcagcgccgccgccgcccgctccCGCTCCGCGTCGCAGCGGGCCGTCTCGCTCTCGGCCCGGGCCTCCAGCCGGGCCGCCCGGGCCCGCTCGCCCTCCAGCGCGGCCCGGAGGCCCTCCAGCGCCGCGCTCTCCTCCTGGAGCCGGGCGTGCAGCTCCGCCGCCCGCTGCGCCTCCTCCTGCGCCCGGCCGCTGGCCTTCTGCAGCTCGTCGCTCAGGGCGGCGGAGAGCTGCCGCTGCTGGGACAGGGACTCCTCGGCCcagccggccgccgccgcccgctccCTCTCCAGGCTGTGCACCGTGGcgcgctccgcctccagctgGAGGAGGGCAGACAGAAGGCGTCAGGGACGAGGGCGCCGCTGGTTGTACATGTAGCGTTAGCATCGTAGCGTTCATAGTTAACCGTGATGATTAAGCCAGAATAAACGGGTTCAAAGTGGCGACTTATCCATTACGTACCACAGGGGGGCGACAGAGCCCTTATTTACAATGCCTGATAGGCATTGATCATACTTGGATTAATATTTGACACAAATTATTGCCTGGAGTCGAGATGGtgtgtatatagtgtgtatatgGGTGCCAAAATCTAGCCCTGAAAAGAGTCTTGGCTGAAAACAAGACTTTTGTTCAAGGTTCTTTTTAAGGCGGTGTTCTTTCTGTCTTGGACACACCCAAATGTATCTGATGCCAGCCTCGACTCAAACATGT harbors:
- the LOC132455061 gene encoding CTTNBP2 N-terminal-like protein, which codes for MKEEMMNVEALSRAELLTLLSILEGELEAQDVVVHALRAQHRDSFIQERYGQYDLSDPFLALQRDNEGVERQEAQTQPHGRHGRPRAGAVGPNPRAVLKLVMAHCKRMQERMMGQLAAAEMRHRRVISDLEGEKRRHAHDLAQSDDVGAVLLSERDKLLQQLEAERATVHSLERERAAAAGWAEESLSQQRQLSAALSDELQKASGRAQEEAQRAAELHARLQEESAALEGLRAALEGERARAARLEARAESETARCDAERERAAAALQREEERSGELERQLEELRRRLDERGGGGGGGGGGGGEGGDEGDGDGREAPGGIEQLAPKAPAVCAAVQTEPDGEPSVSSQTDQVSKVNGHRAPKGAECPPEGKASENGAAVENGVAAAPPSPLPPSPLPPSPHLVPHSPSSTASSSLSSSPVSSPVLAKRLGSPGFHQPPHQSPYQASVTQRFQAARHKFQSQAEQEQQQQLSGGCAPLSPRDLSPTTTPVPPPPENSSAKQLARNTVTQVLSRFTSQQAGVKLAPISSSPFGTDYRNLASSPSGGRSPSSGPLSPGIRSPLTPRSERTYPPPIPPKRPGMSPTPGSPGPCARGSVFPELTGNCGPNGNGPEGSKEPDLVCSSSS